From a region of the Daphnia magna isolate NIES linkage group LG1, ASM2063170v1.1, whole genome shotgun sequence genome:
- the LOC123474786 gene encoding uncharacterized protein LOC123474786, which yields MVDYTKFAKFYVAVSTLVALACTVGFVVMVATMPQCPHLTNFKCPTTEGHTSQPPSSIGPYGITPPLLDSTDIVLEDFVTSLTMPEVYEAKTKTKQGSITRREPHGKNFPFPDPDSINDDGEFPSPVTSDAGNPDVKPQPETSSTTSPEADGFIEQLIRSLLSMMNDPDLQNLEDQHLLNIMLINIVNATYSRHTHRMEAETEAIRQNTSNNVQKIRKSSGKVFFHLFVRTSVMEEKRWRAKTSQQ from the coding sequence ATGGTTGACTACACCAAGTTTGCAAAATTCTACGTAGCTGTATCAACGCTTGTCGCTCTTGCATGCACTGTGGGTTTTGTAGTAATGGTAGCCACCATGCCCCAATGCCCGCACCTGACCAACTTTAAATGCCCTACGACTGAGGGTCATACCAGCCAACCACCAAGCTCTATTGGTCCGTACGGTATAACCCCGCCACTTCTAGATTCAACAGACATCGTTTTGGAAGACTTCGTTACTTCCTTGACCATGCCTGAAGTTTACGAGgctaaaactaaaactaaacaaGGCAGCATCACCAGACGAGAACCGCATGGCAAAAACTTTCCTTTCCCAGACCCCGATAGCATCAACGACGATGGCGAGTTTCCGTCACCTGTAACTTCTGACGCGGGCAATCCTGACGTGAAACCACAACCTGAAACGTCATCCACAACTTCCCCAGAGGCCGACGGTTTCATTGAACAACTGATAAGAAGTCTGTTATCGATGATGAACGATCCTGATTTGCAAAATCTTGAAGATCAACACTTATTAAATATCATGTTGATCAACATTGTTAATGCAACCTATTCCAGACATACACATCGGATGGAAGCCGAAACGGAAGCCATAAGACAAAACACGAGCAACAATGTTCAAAAAATCCGCAAATCCTCGGGTAAAGTTTTCTTCCATCTTTTCGTGAGAACTTCAGTGATGGAGGAGAAGAGATGGAGAGCGAAAACAAGTCAACAGTGA
- the LOC123474875 gene encoding eukaryotic translation initiation factor 6-like — translation SSVAGCRIIGRLTVANRHGILVPNSTTDQELQHIRNSLPDSVKIQRVEERLSALGNVIACNDYVALVHPDLDKETEEVLADTLNVEVFRHTIADSVLTGSYCAFSNQGGIVHPKTTVADQDELSSLLQVPLVAGTVNRGSDVIGAGLVVNDWSAFCGFDTTATEKSVIENVFRLNEANQPSVITTDMRESLIETLT, via the exons TCATCAGTTGCCGGGTGCAGAATAATTGGACGATTGACAGTTG CCAACAGACATGGTATACTAGTGCCAAACAGCACAACAGACCAGGAATTGCAACACATTCGAAATTCTTTACCAGATTCTGTCAAGATCCAGCGTGTTGAAGAACGCCTTTCAGCTTTAGGAAAT GTTATTGCATGCAATGACTATGTTGCATTAGTTCATCCTGATTTGGACAAAGAAACTGAAGAAGTGCTTGCAGACACATTGAATGTGGAAGTTTTCCGTCATACAATTGCAGACTCTGTCCTTACAGGTTCGTATTGCGCCTTCTCTAACCAGGGAGGTATTGTCCATCCAAAAACTACTGTTGCAGACCAAGATGAGCTCAGTTCTCTTCTGCAGGTGCCTCTAGTG GCAGGAACAGTTAACAGAGGTAGCGATGTAATCGGTGCAGGCTTAGTAGTGAATGATTGGTCAGCTTTTTGCGGATTCGACACGACAGCTACCGAGAAATCTGTCATCGAAAACGTGTTCCGTTTGAATGAAGCCAATCAACCGAGTGTCATTACTACAGATATGAGGGAATCACTAATCGAGAC GCTGACGTAG
- the LOC123474774 gene encoding uncharacterized protein LOC123474774: MVDYTKFAKFYVAVSTLVALACTVGFVVMVATMPQCPHLTNFKCPTTEGHTSQPPSSIGPYGITPPLLDSTDIVLEDFVTSLTMPEVYEAKTKTKQGSITRREPHGKNFPFPDPDSINDDGEFPSPVTSDAGNPDVKPQPETSSTTSPDADGFIEQLIRSLLSMMNDPDLQNLEDQHLLNIMLINIVNATYSRHTHRMEAETEAIRQNTSNNVQKIRKSSGKSFLPSFRENFSDGGEEMESENKSTVNIAKMVNGLATSSHDGYVNKADTYNLDVGKHSSGTESVEVDDSLNEINKFMLDLNRAVSGTGYANTDDLFNETKSLTLAIERQVNNGVQSIHDSPLSKTLKIVIDKRVIGVATPDINDALNKTAIFKVNIKKEVSGQGYSDSIYSSGGAELFEISIEKTVTGIPFLNTTNQAIDESHVFELDITKVMEEIAASDVLDELDNVNANFNINVESQLNGLGHSNSIDSSSDDDISEIDTQKQKGMDL; encoded by the exons ATGGTTGACTACACCAAGTTTGCAAAATTCTACGTAGCTGTATCAACGCTTGTCGCTCTTGCATGCACTGTGGGTTTTGTAGTAATGGTAGCCACCATGCCCCAATGCCCGCACCTGACCAACTTTAAATGCCCTACGACTGAGGGTCATACCAGCCAACCACCAAGCTCTATTGGTCCGTACGGTATAACCCCGCCACTTCTAGATTCAACAGACATCGTTTTGGAAGACTTCGTTACTTCCTTGACCATGCCTGAAGTTTACGAGgctaaaactaaaactaaacaaGGCAGCATCACCAGACGAGAACCGCATGGCAAAAACTTTCCTTTCCCAGACCCCGATAGCATCAACGACGATGGCGAGTTTCCGTCACCTGTAACTTCTGACGCGGGCAATCCTGACGTGAAACCACAACCTGAAACGTCATCCACAACTTCCCCAGATGCCGACGGTTTCATTGAACAACTGATAAGAAGTCTGTTATCGATGATGAACGATCCTGATTTGCAAAATCTTGAAGATCAACACTTATTAAATATCATGTTGATCAACATTGTTAATGCAACCTATTCCAGACATACACATCGGATGGAAGCCGAAACGGAAGCCATAAGACAAAACACGAGCAACAATGTTCAAAAAATCCGCAAATCCTCGGGTAAAAGTTTTCTTCCATCTTTTCGTGAGAACTTCAGTGATGGAGGAGAAGAGATGGAGAGCGAAAACAAGTCAACAGTGAATATTGCCAAAATGGTGAATGGATTAGCGACGTCTTCCCACGATGGCTATGTGAACAAGGCCGACACCTACAATTTGGACGTGGGAAAGCATTCTAGCGGCACCGAATCAGTTGAGGTCGACGATTCACTCAACGAAATCAACAAGTTTATGTTGGACCTCAACAGAGCGGTGTCCGGAACAGGTTACGCAAACACTGACGATTTATTTAACGAAACCAAAAGCCTAACGTTGGCAATCGAAAGACAGGTGAACAACGGAGTTCAATCAATTCATGATTCTCCTCTGTCTAAAACACTAAAGATTGTCATCGATAAAAGAGTGATTGGAGTTGCTACTCCAGACATCAACGATGCGCTCAACAAAACCGCAATTTTTAAAGTCAACATCAAAAAGGAAGTCAGTGGACAGGGATATTCCGACTCTATCTATTCGTCTGGGGGAGCCGAACTGTTTGAAATATCCATCGAAAAAACAGTAACTGGAATTCCATTTTTGAACACTACAAACCAAGCTATTGACGAGTCACATGTCTTCGAACTCGACATCACCAAG GTAATGGAAGAGATTGCAGCGTCCGATGTTCTCGATGAATTAGACAACgtgaatgcaaattttaacATCAACGTTGAAAGTCAGCTCAATGGGTTGGGACATTCTAATTCTATTGATTCATCTAGTGACGACGATATCTCCGAAATAGAcacccaaaaacaaaagggaatggATTTGTAA
- the LOC116927786 gene encoding uncharacterized protein LOC116927786 — MPRNYVRKTLKDPNQEAKLRFALNEVLSGRCTIRQAAEKTGLPKSTIAFYSKRHQAGGLLAPGQIKRLEHPTQILTALMETELADYLKEFSIINHGLSTKETREIAYSYSVANNIKIPISWIKNERASEDWCSGFIKRNKTISVRKPEPTSQARAAGFNKPVVMKFFDNLGMLMTKHQFKAHELWNCDETNDPTVNPPPKIIATKGTKQVQQTVSAERGVNVTMLAFINAGGGWVPPVFVFPWKKVAPTMFQNGPLGCIGLPHESGWMTGQNFFKSLQHFHSFVKCSKEKPILLIMDNHSSHLDFQAVTFAKENGIVMLTLPPHCSHVLQPLDVTLFGPFKKAIGSTQNDWINKNPGGRISIKEIAQLSRYPFESSFTPQKIIKGFEITGIYPYN, encoded by the exons ATGCCTCGAAACTATGTTAGGAAAACGTTAAAAGATCCAAACCAAGAAGCCAAATTGAGATTTGCATTGAATGAAGTGTTGTCAGGAAGATGTACGATCAGACAAGCAGCTGAGAAAACTGGTTTACCAAAATCAACGATtgcattttattcaaaaagaCATCAAGCCGGTGGTTTGTTGGCACCAGGCCAAATTAAACGTCTGGAACATCCAACTCAAATATTAACAGCATTAATGGAGACTGAATTAGCTGACTACCTAAAAGAATTTTCCATAATTAACCATGGATTAAGcacaaaagaaacaagagaGATTGCTTATTCATATTCAGTCGCAAATAACATCAAAATCCCAATAAGTTGGATCAAAAACGAGAGAGCCTCTGAAGATTGGTGCTCTGGTTTCATCAAACGGAACAAAACAATTTCAGTTCGAAAGCCTGAGCCAACGAGTCAAGCCAGGGCCGCAGGTTTTAATAAACCTGTGGTTATGAAGTTTTTTGATAATTTGGGTATGTTAATGACGAAACACCAATTCAAAGCACATGAGCTATGGAACTGTGACGAGACAAACGACCCGACTGTGAACCCGCCACCAAAGATAATTGCAACAAAAGGAACAAAGCAA GTGCAACAGACTGTGTCAGCGGAACGGGGTGTCAATGTCACCATGCTTGCCTTCATCAATGCTGGTGGGGGTTGGGTACCACCAGTATTTGTTTTTCCGTGGAAAAAAGTTGCCCCAACCATGTTTCAAAATGGGCCTTTAGGTTGTATCGGATTACCTCACGAATCTGGTTGGATGACGGGACAGAACTTCTTCAAATCTCTGCAACATTTCCACTCTTTTGTCAAATGCtccaaagaaaaaccaattttATTGATTATGGACAACCACAGTAGTCACCTGGACTTTCAAGCCGTCACATTCGCCAAAGAAAACGGAATTGTCATGCTTACACTACCACCCCATTGCTCTCATGTTCTTCAGCCGCTCGACGTTACTTTGTTTGGGCCATTTAAAAAAGCCATTGGTTCAACTCAAAATGATTGGATTAACAAAAACCCAGGAGGCAGAATTTCAATTAAAGAAATAGCACAGCTATCGCGTTATCCATTTGAAAGTTCTTTTACGCCTCAGAAGATCATAAAGGGATTTGAAATTACGGGTATCTACCCATACAACTGA
- the LOC123474781 gene encoding eukaryotic translation initiation factor 6-like → SSVAGCRIIGRLTVANRHGILVPNSTTDQELQHIRNSLPDSVKIQRVEERLSALGNVIACNDYVALAHPDLDKETEEVLADTLNVEVFRHTIADSVLTGSYCAFSNQGGIVHPKTTVADQDELSSLLQVPLVAGTVNRGSDVIGAGLVVNDWSAFCGFDTTATEKSVIENVFRLNEANQPSVITTDMRESLIETLT, encoded by the exons TCATCAGTTGCCGGGTGCAGAATAATTGGACGATTGACAGTTG CCAACAGACATGGTATACTAGTGCCAAACAGCACAACAGACCAGGAATTGCAACACATTCGAAATTCTTTACCAGATTCTGTCAAGATCCAGCGTGTTGAAGAACGCCTTTCAGCTTTAGGAAAT GTTATTGCATGCAATGACTATGTTGCATTAGCTCATCCTGATTTGGACAAAGAAACTGAAGAAGTGCTTGCAGACACATTGAATGTGGAAGTTTTCCGTCATACAATTGCAGACTCTGTCCTTACAGGTTCGTATTGCGCCTTCTCTAACCAGGGAGGTATTGTCCATCCAAAAACTACTGTTGCAGACCAAGATGAGCTCAGTTCTCTTCTGCAGGTGCCTCTAGTG GCAGGAACAGTTAACAGAGGTAGCGATGTAATCGGTGCAGGCTTAGTAGTGAATGATTGGTCAGCTTTTTGCGGATTCGACACGACAGCTACCGAGAAATCTGTCATCGAAAACGTGTTCCGTTTGAATGAAGCCAATCAACCGAGTGTCATTACTACAGATATGAGGGAATCACTAATCGAGAC GCTGACGTAG
- the LOC116934120 gene encoding DNA-directed RNA polymerase III subunit RPC4 has protein sequence MSKKEGIPEKLVRPTGANPKSTILLATQSTSDGNKNSSLVSGSPSTSDLVKKLSLHAAISPLTANRPGRLPSFRGERDLTLGGNSRPGPSTLSSLDGGSAKPKKEFKPTIPARRAKAQETPLNVDKSSESPSNGRGRGRRDGDRGRGRGRGKPELIQTTGSIFGEGVSDLGLKMRSSSSVYADRESAGSTAGLEKPRLNTQNTKINKEEEDAALSALLRDDFLDDSELGDGFDDNFVMQPIQLPKSSLDANLKEETESMIIKSENQQPIIVEGDIAIKQEKGDSKPIPTPKASTCQRRLKPSQVTGDHIFQNEGDILFIQLPDRLPSLKADKERPQIKIEPGTAVQEKVNDPTIVETKAEKESVFEDIPEGRLGTLRVHKSGKITLQMGEHSFVMDSATQVSYLQDLISVEVNAEEKSGKMKALGPIKYKTVCLPDWDELIVDS, from the exons ATGAGCAAAAAGGAAGGAATACCTGAAAAGCTAGTAAGGCCCACGGGTGCAAACCCAAAATCAACAATTCTGCTGGCAACGCAATCGACAAGTgatggaaataaaaatagcTCTTTAGTGTCTGGAAGTCCATCCACTTCtgatttagtaaaaaaactTTCATTGCATGCAGCTATTTCACCTTTGACCGCCAACAGGCCAGGGAG GCTACCTTCTTTCAGAGGTGAAAGAGATTTAACTCTAGGAGGGAATTCTAGACCAGGCCCTAGTACGCTGTCAAGTCTTGACGGAGGAAGTGCAAAACCAAAGAAAGAATTCAAACCAACCATTCCTGCTCGGCGTGCAAAGGCACAAGAAACTCCCTTGAATGTTGATAAATCTTCAGAATCTCCTAGCAATGGTAGAGGACGGGGAAGAAGAGATGGTGACAGAGGAAGAGGCAGAGGAAGAGGAAAACCAGAGTTGATTCAA ACCACAGGATCAATCTTTGGTGAAGGAGTGTCTGATCTTGGTCTGAAAATGAGAAGTTCATCATCTGTTTATGCAGACAGAGAAAGTGCAGGTTCGACTGCTGGACTAGAAAAACCACGACTGAACACCCAA AACACCAAAATCaataaggaagaagaagatgctGCACTAAGTGCATTACTTAGAGATGACTTTTTGGATGATTCAGAATTGGGTGATGGATTTGATGATAATTTTGTGATGCAGCCAATTCAGCTCCCAAAATCTAGCTTAG ATGCAAACCTCAAGGAAGAAACGGAAAGTATGATCATAAAGTCAGAAAATCAACAACCGATCATAGTAGAAGGAGATATTGCAA TCAAGCAAGAGAAAGGCGACAGCAAACCGATCCCGACTCCCAAAGCATCTACTTGCCAACGACGTTTGAAACCTTCTCAAGTCACGGGCGATCATATTTTCCAGAACGAGGGAGACATATTGTTTATTCAG TTGCCAGATAGACTGCCCAGCCTGAAAGCGGATAAAGAGCGTCCtcaaatcaaaattgaacctGGAACAGCGGTTCAAGAAAAAGTCAATGATCCAACCATCGTCGAAACAAAGGCCGAAAAAGAAAGTGTCTTCGAAGATATTCCGGAGGGCCGATTAGGGACTCTTCGCGTTCATAAATCGGGGAAAATAACTTTACAAATGGGAGAACATTCTTTCGTCATGGATAGTGCAACGCAAGTTTCCTATCTTCAA gATCTGATATCAGTTGAGGTAAatgcagaagaaaaaagcGGAAAAATGAAAGCACTCGGACCAATCAAGTATAAAACTGTTTGTCTACCAGATTGGGATGAACTGATTGTAGATTCGTGA
- the LOC116934140 gene encoding erlin-1, translating into MPPSVGSFAVLIGTLAVLFNFSLHKIDEGYVGVYYRGGALLKETSNPGYHMMFPFLTTHRSVQVTLQSDEVKNVPCGTSGGVMLYFDRIEVVNILSPLSVYDIVKNYTADYDRTLVYNKIHHELNQFCSVHTLQEVYIDLFDQIDENLKTALQADLNDLAPGLHIHGVRVTKPKIPEAIRKNYELVEAEKTKLLIAREYQKVVEKDAETERKKAVIEAEKEAQVAKINFEQKVMEKESIKTMSIIEDQIVTNRQKSRADADYYSLEHQARANKLLLTPEYLELKRYESITANTKLFFGANIPTLFMGADAQHSNGGLPVVTEKKDSTDN; encoded by the exons ATGCCTCCTTCTGTAGGATCATTTGCAGTTTTGATAGGAACCTTAGCCGTTCTATTCAACTTCTCTTTGCATAAGATCGACGAGGGCTACGTTGGTGTTTATTACAGg GGCGGTGCATTATTGAAAGAAACAAGCAATCCAGGATACCACATGATGTTCCCCTTCCTCACCACCCATCGTTCAGTCCAG GTTACACTTCAATCTGATGAAGTAAAAAATGTACCATGTGGAACATCAGGAGGG GTTATGCTTTACTTTGACAGAATTGAAGTTGTCAATATATTGAGCCCTTTAAGTG TGTATGATATTGTCAAAAATTACACGGCCGATTATGACAGGACACTAGTGTACaacaaaattcaccacgagctTAACCAGTTTTGTTCCGTACATACTCTGCAGGAG GTGTACATTGATCTGTTTGATCAAatcgacgaaaatctaaaaacAGCATTGCAAGCAGATCTGAATGACCTTGCCCCTGGTTTGCACATTCATGGAGTACGTGTCACGAAACCTAAAATTCCCGAAGCCATTCGCAAAAACTACGAACTCGT GGAAGCGGAAAAAACGAAACTATTAATAGCAAGAGAATATCAGAAAGTGGTAGAAAAAGACGCTGAAACAGAACGAAAGAAAGCAGTCATTGAAGCTGAGAAAGAAGCTCAAGTGGCCAAAATTAATTTCGAACAAAAAGTGATGGAGAAGGAATCGATCAAGACGATGTCAATAATTGAAG ATCAAATAGTAACGAATCGGCAAAAGAGCCGCGCAGATGCAGACTACTACTCGCTGGAACACCAGGCAAGGGCCAATAAATTACTCCTGACACCGGAGTATCTCGAACTAAAGCGCTATGAATCGATTACGGCCAATACTAAGCTCTTCTTCGGAGCCAACATACCAACCCTTTTTATGGGTGCCGATGCTCAGCATTCTAATGGTGGCTTACCTGTGGTGACTGAAAAAAAGGATTCAACCGATAACTAA